One window of the Amycolatopsis mediterranei genome contains the following:
- a CDS encoding ABC transporter ATP-binding protein, which translates to MTGGPAFALHGLTKRFGQVTAVGGVSVEVARGEVVALLGPNGAGKSTTVDMLLGLTKPDAGEVAVAGGSPRDAVDRGLVGAMMQNGALLPDVTVGEIVGLIVSTHEKPLPAEEVIARAGLEKLVKRRCGKLSGGERQRVRFALALAGDPQLLVLDEPTAAMDVDGRRAFWAVIREFAAGGRTVLFATHYLAEAEDYADRVVLMRHGVVVADGPVAEVRAAVSGRVLKAAVPGATEAELAHLPGVTSVQLRAGRAELACADSDATIRALLAAHPAASDIEITALGLEEAFLALTAEEVAA; encoded by the coding sequence ATGACTGGGGGACCGGCGTTCGCGCTGCACGGCCTCACCAAGCGGTTCGGGCAGGTCACGGCGGTCGGCGGGGTGTCCGTCGAGGTCGCCCGCGGCGAAGTCGTCGCGCTGCTCGGGCCGAACGGCGCGGGCAAGTCGACCACCGTCGACATGCTGCTCGGCCTGACCAAGCCGGACGCGGGGGAGGTCGCCGTCGCCGGTGGCAGCCCGCGCGACGCCGTCGACCGGGGGCTCGTCGGCGCGATGATGCAGAACGGCGCGCTGCTGCCGGACGTCACGGTCGGCGAGATCGTCGGCCTGATCGTCTCGACGCACGAGAAGCCGCTGCCCGCCGAAGAGGTGATCGCCCGGGCGGGTCTCGAAAAGCTCGTCAAACGCCGCTGCGGCAAGCTGTCGGGCGGCGAACGGCAGCGCGTCCGGTTCGCCCTCGCGCTGGCCGGCGACCCGCAGCTGCTCGTGCTCGACGAGCCGACCGCGGCGATGGACGTCGACGGCAGGCGGGCGTTCTGGGCCGTCATCCGCGAGTTCGCCGCCGGCGGCCGGACCGTGCTGTTCGCGACGCACTACCTCGCCGAGGCCGAGGACTACGCCGACCGCGTGGTGCTGATGCGCCACGGCGTCGTCGTCGCCGACGGCCCGGTCGCCGAGGTCCGGGCGGCGGTGTCCGGCCGGGTGCTCAAGGCCGCCGTCCCGGGCGCCACCGAGGCCGAACTGGCGCACCTGCCGGGCGTCACGAGCGTGCAGCTGCGCGCCGGCCGCGCCGAGCTGGCCTGCGCCGACTCCGACGCGACGATCCGCGCCCTGCTCGCGGCGCACCCGGCCGCGTCCGACATCGAAATCACCGCGCTGGGCCTTGAAGAAGCCTTCCTGGCGCTGACCGCCGAGGAGGTCGCCGCGTGA
- a CDS encoding ABC transporter permease yields MNTTYLSLEIKRIVRSPQFTIFTIGMPVAMYLLFGAIWGDSILPGGLHSSTQTMIGMAAYGASGGALFTGTRVAQERTDGWQRQLRLTPMRGPGYLVVKVASAMAVALPVLVAIFFVGFLRGEPLTMAEWGRQLVFLWAATLPFAVLGLAIGLFGKGDTVGAVTGALMMPLGLLGGLWIPLEILPGWLSTLAHFMPTYWLRRVGLDPLIHASGTWVAVLVLAGWLIVPALIVVRRFRLDTARL; encoded by the coding sequence GTGAACACGACGTACCTGAGCCTGGAGATCAAGCGGATCGTCCGCAGCCCGCAGTTCACCATCTTCACCATCGGCATGCCGGTGGCGATGTACCTGCTCTTCGGGGCGATCTGGGGCGATTCGATCCTGCCCGGCGGCCTGCACTCGAGCACGCAGACGATGATCGGCATGGCCGCGTACGGCGCGAGCGGGGGTGCGTTGTTCACCGGCACCCGGGTGGCGCAGGAACGCACGGACGGCTGGCAGCGGCAGCTGCGGCTCACGCCGATGCGCGGCCCCGGCTACCTGGTGGTCAAGGTCGCCTCGGCGATGGCCGTCGCCCTGCCGGTCCTGGTGGCCATCTTCTTCGTCGGCTTCCTGCGCGGCGAACCGCTCACCATGGCCGAGTGGGGCAGGCAGCTGGTCTTCCTGTGGGCCGCCACCCTTCCGTTCGCCGTCCTCGGCCTGGCAATCGGCCTGTTCGGGAAGGGCGACACGGTCGGCGCGGTCACCGGTGCCCTGATGATGCCGCTCGGCTTGCTCGGCGGCCTGTGGATCCCCCTGGAGATCCTGCCGGGCTGGCTGTCGACGCTGGCGCACTTCATGCCCACCTACTGGCTGCGCCGGGTCGGCCTCGACCCGTTGATCCACGCGTCCGGGACGTGGGTTGCGGTGCTCGTGCTGGCGGGCTGGCTGATCGTGCCCGCCCTGATTGTGGTGCGCCGCTTCCGGCTGGACACGGCCCGGCTCTGA
- a CDS encoding alpha/beta hydrolase, whose product MVAAAAAAALVAAPAANAAPAANAGQATIAWGPCTDPTLVTAGAECGYLSVPLDYRKPAGEQIQLAVSRVKHKVADAQYQGVMLTNPGGPGGSGLLLATRGPRVPNHAGDAYDWIGFDPRGVGASKPALSCDPNYMDYNRPQYVPFTPQLERTWLDRSKGYAEACAKNNSRALLENMKTTDTVKDMDSIRKALGQKQLNFYGYSYGTYLGQVYGTLYPQNVRRMVLDSTVDPRGVWYGDNLDQDVAFDKNIRIWFGWLAQHDDVYHLGKTQAAVQRVVDEQLLKASFNPAGGVIGPDEIIDVIQQAGYYQLRWTLLGDALSRFVNKGDWQNWKTLFEAFGGRGDDNGYAVYLAVQCSDVQWPQSWNQWRRDNWQTFAKAPYFTWQNAWFNAPCLYWPAKAGKPTKVDGRGVQSVLMIDETLDAATPFEGSLEIRSRFPGASLISEPGGTSHAITPRGNACVDSKIADYLATGALPARKPGRTADVECAPLPQPTPPAPTAAKADVAATQGMVAGRFAG is encoded by the coding sequence GTGGTGGCCGCCGCGGCGGCGGCCGCGCTCGTGGCCGCGCCGGCCGCGAACGCCGCGCCGGCCGCGAACGCGGGACAGGCGACGATCGCCTGGGGACCGTGCACCGATCCCACGCTGGTCACCGCCGGCGCCGAATGCGGGTACCTCAGCGTGCCGCTCGACTACCGCAAGCCGGCCGGGGAGCAGATCCAGCTCGCCGTCAGCCGCGTCAAGCACAAGGTGGCCGACGCGCAGTACCAGGGCGTCATGCTGACGAACCCCGGTGGCCCCGGCGGGTCCGGCCTGCTGCTGGCCACCCGCGGCCCGCGCGTGCCCAACCACGCCGGTGACGCCTACGACTGGATCGGCTTCGACCCGCGCGGCGTCGGCGCCAGCAAGCCCGCGCTGAGCTGCGACCCGAACTACATGGACTACAACCGGCCGCAGTACGTGCCGTTCACCCCGCAGCTGGAGCGGACCTGGCTCGACCGGTCCAAGGGGTACGCCGAAGCCTGCGCGAAGAACAACTCGCGCGCGCTGCTGGAGAACATGAAGACGACCGACACGGTCAAGGACATGGACTCCATCCGCAAGGCGCTCGGCCAGAAGCAGCTGAACTTCTACGGCTACTCCTACGGCACCTACCTCGGCCAGGTGTACGGCACGCTGTACCCGCAGAACGTCCGCCGGATGGTGCTCGACTCGACCGTCGACCCGCGCGGCGTCTGGTACGGCGACAACCTGGACCAGGACGTCGCCTTCGACAAGAACATCCGGATCTGGTTCGGCTGGCTCGCCCAGCACGACGACGTCTACCACCTCGGCAAGACCCAGGCCGCGGTGCAGCGGGTCGTCGACGAGCAGCTGCTGAAGGCGTCCTTCAACCCGGCAGGTGGGGTGATCGGGCCGGACGAGATCATCGACGTCATCCAGCAGGCCGGCTACTACCAGCTGCGGTGGACGCTGCTGGGCGACGCGCTGTCCCGGTTCGTCAACAAGGGTGACTGGCAGAACTGGAAGACGCTCTTCGAGGCCTTCGGCGGCCGCGGCGACGACAACGGCTACGCGGTGTACCTCGCCGTGCAGTGCTCCGACGTCCAGTGGCCGCAGAGCTGGAACCAGTGGAGGCGCGACAACTGGCAGACCTTCGCCAAGGCGCCGTACTTCACCTGGCAGAACGCGTGGTTCAACGCGCCCTGCCTGTACTGGCCGGCGAAGGCCGGGAAGCCGACCAAGGTCGACGGCCGGGGCGTGCAGAGCGTGCTGATGATCGACGAGACGCTCGACGCGGCGACGCCGTTCGAAGGCAGCCTCGAGATCCGCAGCCGGTTCCCGGGCGCTTCGCTGATCTCGGAGCCGGGCGGTACCAGCCACGCGATCACCCCGCGGGGCAACGCGTGCGTCGACAGCAAGATCGCCGACTACCTGGCGACGGGCGCGCTCCCGGCCCGCAAGCCGGGCCGCACGGCCGACGTCGAGTGCGCGCCGCTGCCCCAGCCGACGCCGCCGGCGCCGACGGCCGCGAAGGCCGACGTCGCGGCCACGCAGGGCATGGTGGCCGGGCGGTTTGCCGGCTGA
- a CDS encoding winged helix-turn-helix domain-containing protein, with translation MSELPQLDPVIHAQARLRVTVALAGLHTGDQITFPRLQQLLDMTAGNLSTHLRKLEDAEYVEITKAYEHRTPVTLVRLTAAGRAAFESYTKALHQLLDATGGD, from the coding sequence ATGAGCGAACTGCCGCAGCTCGACCCCGTCATCCACGCCCAGGCGCGGCTGCGGGTCACGGTCGCGCTGGCCGGCCTGCACACCGGCGACCAGATCACCTTCCCGCGGCTGCAGCAGCTCCTGGACATGACGGCCGGCAACCTCTCGACGCACCTGCGCAAGCTCGAGGACGCCGAGTACGTCGAGATCACCAAGGCCTACGAGCACCGCACGCCGGTCACCCTGGTCCGGCTGACCGCGGCCGGCCGGGCGGCGTTCGAGAGCTACACCAAGGCGCTGCACCAGCTGCTGGACGCCACCGGCGGGGACTGA
- a CDS encoding glycoside hydrolase family 88 protein — protein MRFPGIRGFGVLAAVVVTGGLLSSPAVASAASCTVSDEMVAAGNYWVANGTNLDAPDWQNATFHVGNLALVRTTGQSNHKTYPWAQANKYLLPDDPERPFFPDNQAAGEAYLDLYTYFHPEIPLDSIRTRIKAEVASVQAGHRDYWNYVDALNMAMPSFARMSLIDHDPSYLDAMNSLFSYTEHKLFNEFTGLWYRDARFKGSGVFWSRGNGWALAALTKVLQVLPADDPRRPEYLRVFKKMASTLALTQRRDGFWNSDLLNPWDHGGPESSGTAFFTFGLGWGITAGILDAARFRPVVDKAWTALSTKALQPSGLVGYVQPAGDRPATATVADTAAYGVGAFLLAGQQVAKLQGCSAA, from the coding sequence ATGCGTTTCCCGGGAATTCGCGGTTTCGGCGTGCTCGCGGCCGTGGTGGTGACCGGCGGGTTGTTGTCCTCGCCGGCGGTGGCTTCGGCGGCTTCCTGCACGGTTTCCGACGAGATGGTGGCCGCGGGCAACTACTGGGTCGCCAACGGGACGAACCTCGACGCGCCGGACTGGCAGAACGCCACGTTCCACGTCGGCAACCTGGCCCTGGTCCGGACCACCGGCCAGTCCAACCACAAGACCTATCCCTGGGCGCAAGCCAACAAATACCTGCTCCCGGACGACCCGGAGCGGCCGTTCTTCCCGGACAACCAGGCCGCCGGCGAGGCGTACCTGGACCTCTACACCTATTTCCACCCGGAGATCCCGCTCGACTCGATCCGCACGCGGATCAAGGCCGAGGTGGCCTCGGTGCAGGCGGGCCACCGCGATTACTGGAACTACGTCGACGCGCTGAACATGGCGATGCCGTCGTTCGCGCGGATGAGCCTGATCGACCACGATCCGTCCTATTTGGACGCCATGAACAGCTTGTTCTCGTACACCGAGCACAAGCTGTTCAACGAGTTCACCGGGTTGTGGTACCGCGACGCGCGGTTCAAGGGCTCGGGCGTGTTCTGGTCGCGTGGCAACGGCTGGGCGCTGGCGGCGTTGACGAAGGTGCTGCAGGTGCTGCCGGCCGACGACCCGCGGCGGCCGGAGTACCTGCGCGTGTTCAAGAAGATGGCCTCGACGCTGGCGCTGACCCAACGCCGTGACGGCTTCTGGAACTCCGACCTGCTCAACCCGTGGGACCACGGCGGCCCGGAGTCCAGCGGCACGGCGTTCTTCACGTTCGGCCTCGGCTGGGGCATCACCGCGGGCATCCTCGACGCGGCCCGCTTCCGCCCGGTCGTCGACAAGGCCTGGACGGCGCTGTCGACGAAGGCGCTGCAGCCGAGCGGCCTGGTGGGGTACGTCCAGCCGGCAGGCGATCGCCCGGCGACGGCGACGGTCGCCGACACCGCGGCGTACGGCGTGGGCGCGTTCCTGCTGGCGGGCCAGCAAGTCGCGAAGCTGCAGGGCTGCTCGGCCGCCTAG
- a CDS encoding effector-associated constant component EACC1, which yields MTESDTRALVRLEADGEADAEEFDLLARRLRAELGELDVDLLPVPGELPPGAKAADPVTIGSLMVAFSAAGGVFPGLVETLREWLGRQAGSHKIKVTIDGDSVELERATSAERRELIDAFVRRHA from the coding sequence ATGACCGAATCGGACACGCGGGCCCTGGTCCGGCTCGAGGCGGACGGCGAGGCGGACGCCGAGGAGTTCGACCTGCTGGCCCGCCGCCTGCGCGCCGAGCTGGGCGAACTGGACGTCGACCTGCTGCCCGTCCCGGGCGAGCTCCCGCCGGGCGCGAAGGCCGCCGACCCGGTGACGATCGGCTCGCTGATGGTGGCGTTCAGCGCGGCCGGCGGCGTGTTCCCCGGGCTCGTCGAGACGCTGCGCGAGTGGCTGGGCCGCCAGGCGGGCAGCCACAAGATCAAGGTGACGATCGACGGCGACTCGGTCGAGCTGGAGCGGGCGACGTCGGCCGAACGCCGGGAGCTGATCGACGCCTTCGTCCGGCGGCACGCCTAG
- a CDS encoding aminotransferase class V-fold PLP-dependent enzyme, translated as MRRISPRYLLQFDEPAGYLDFARFGPPSHAVLDTTAALLDQATTAGPSTVDELMRQEVRAKAAAARLSGSDTDHTVLLPHTSLGLFQAAFHSTGEVLVPAAEFPANTYPWARAEQAGRLRVRRLTSGYVTPERVAAALTPETTTVSVSAVDFRTGYRADLAALREVAGDRLLVVDGIQGFGVVDEPWEVADVLVVGGQKWLRAGWGTGFAVLSDRALERMDPVLSGWTGARDPGLFDDEIHPPDGTAQSWSISNLSPITSGAFAEALELVEEAGVGAIAARIAERLGEFEEVLASCGAEVVSAVERRAGILAFILPGHPAEQVGAALANVGIAATVRPEHVRLSPHASTPAAAADLLRSALETLTAPREPLVVPAAGATTHEVLTALVPAIPGLAAMLGPGNEVLLHDLSRLPDSIIAIAGGLTGRNVGGPMTDLLLGLVRRGTTQDLTNYRTHGPDGRPIRSSTLFLRDADGVAVGCLCVNSVEEAAAPGGNGEPETFPPDVDSLQRFLVDRAVTKAGIPVDLMKKRHKAAVVRELDEAGYFLIKDAVDHLAGRLDVTRYTIYNYLNEIRA; from the coding sequence GTGAGGAGGATTTCGCCCCGGTACCTGCTCCAGTTCGACGAGCCCGCCGGCTACCTCGACTTCGCGCGCTTCGGCCCGCCCTCGCACGCCGTACTCGACACGACGGCCGCCCTGCTCGACCAGGCCACCACGGCCGGGCCGTCCACTGTGGACGAGCTGATGCGGCAGGAGGTCCGGGCCAAGGCCGCTGCCGCGCGGCTGTCCGGCTCGGACACCGACCACACGGTCCTGCTGCCGCACACCAGCCTCGGGCTGTTCCAGGCCGCGTTCCACAGCACCGGCGAGGTGCTCGTGCCGGCCGCGGAGTTCCCGGCCAACACGTATCCGTGGGCGCGTGCCGAGCAGGCCGGGCGTCTCCGCGTCCGCCGGCTGACCAGCGGTTATGTCACGCCGGAACGGGTGGCAGCGGCGTTGACGCCGGAGACCACGACGGTCAGCGTCAGCGCCGTCGACTTCCGCACCGGCTACCGCGCCGACCTCGCCGCGCTGCGCGAGGTCGCCGGCGACCGGCTGCTGGTCGTCGACGGCATCCAGGGCTTCGGCGTGGTCGACGAGCCGTGGGAGGTCGCCGACGTCCTGGTCGTCGGCGGCCAGAAGTGGCTGCGCGCGGGCTGGGGCACCGGCTTCGCGGTGCTGTCCGATCGCGCGCTGGAGCGGATGGACCCGGTGCTGTCGGGCTGGACCGGAGCACGCGACCCGGGCCTGTTCGACGACGAGATCCACCCGCCGGACGGCACCGCCCAGTCGTGGTCGATCTCCAACCTGAGCCCGATCACCTCCGGCGCGTTCGCGGAGGCGCTCGAGCTGGTCGAAGAGGCCGGTGTCGGCGCCATCGCGGCCCGGATCGCCGAGCGGCTGGGGGAGTTCGAAGAGGTGCTCGCCTCCTGCGGCGCCGAAGTCGTGTCGGCCGTGGAACGGCGCGCTGGAATCCTCGCGTTCATCCTGCCCGGCCACCCCGCCGAGCAGGTCGGCGCCGCGCTCGCCAACGTCGGCATCGCGGCGACCGTGCGTCCCGAGCACGTCCGGCTCTCGCCGCACGCCTCCACTCCGGCGGCCGCCGCGGACCTGCTGCGCTCGGCCCTGGAGACGTTGACCGCACCCCGGGAGCCGCTGGTCGTCCCGGCCGCGGGCGCGACGACGCACGAGGTGCTCACCGCGCTGGTGCCGGCCATCCCGGGGCTCGCGGCGATGCTCGGGCCGGGCAACGAAGTCCTGCTGCACGACCTGAGCCGGCTGCCGGACTCGATCATCGCCATCGCCGGCGGCCTCACCGGCCGCAACGTCGGCGGCCCGATGACCGACCTGCTGCTCGGCCTGGTCCGCCGCGGCACCACCCAGGACCTGACGAACTACCGCACGCACGGCCCGGACGGCCGGCCGATCCGCTCCTCGACGCTGTTCCTGCGCGACGCCGACGGGGTCGCGGTCGGCTGCCTGTGCGTCAACAGCGTCGAGGAAGCCGCGGCCCCGGGCGGCAACGGCGAGCCGGAGACTTTCCCACCGGACGTCGACAGCCTGCAGCGGTTCCTCGTGGACCGGGCGGTGACCAAGGCGGGCATCCCGGTGGACCTCATGAAGAAGCGGCACAAGGCGGCCGTGGTGCGGGAGCTTGACGAAGCCGGTTATTTCCTCATCAAGGACGCGGTCGACCACCTGGCCGGGCGCCTCGACGTCACCCGCTACACGATCTACAACTACCTCAACGAAATCCGCGCCTGA
- a CDS encoding FadR/GntR family transcriptional regulator → MGAPRNLHARIVGELGRLIVEGVLGDGQPLVPEDLGRRFSASRTVVREALRVLESKGMVTARPRVGTWTLPPEAWDAIDPDVIAWRVGGPGGREHLRELLELRLAIEPQAARIAAQHRRPDELSAMATAYAQMADAVERGDGDGFRDADSRFHAALIRASGNTLIAQLQVPVVAALKANGEPMELVAHSRVLTLVLAKNADGAESAARRLLETVAAYRSSAP, encoded by the coding sequence GTGGGCGCCCCGCGGAACCTCCACGCCCGCATCGTCGGCGAACTGGGCCGGCTCATCGTCGAAGGTGTCCTCGGGGACGGGCAGCCGCTCGTCCCCGAGGACCTCGGCCGCCGGTTCTCGGCGTCCCGGACGGTGGTGCGCGAGGCGTTGCGCGTGCTCGAGTCCAAGGGCATGGTCACCGCGCGCCCGCGGGTCGGGACCTGGACGCTGCCGCCTGAAGCGTGGGACGCGATCGACCCGGACGTCATCGCCTGGCGCGTCGGCGGTCCCGGTGGCCGCGAGCACCTGCGCGAGCTGCTGGAGCTGCGGCTGGCCATCGAACCGCAGGCGGCGCGGATCGCGGCGCAGCACCGGCGGCCCGACGAGCTTTCGGCGATGGCGACGGCCTACGCGCAGATGGCGGACGCGGTCGAGCGCGGCGACGGCGACGGGTTCCGGGACGCCGATTCGCGGTTCCACGCGGCGCTGATCCGGGCGTCGGGGAACACGCTGATCGCGCAGCTGCAGGTGCCCGTGGTCGCCGCGCTCAAGGCGAACGGCGAGCCGATGGAGCTGGTGGCGCATTCCCGGGTGCTGACGCTGGTGCTGGCGAAGAACGCCGACGGCGCCGAGTCGGCGGCCCGCCGATTGCTGGAAACCGTTGCGGCGTACCGCTCATCGGCACCTTGA
- a CDS encoding macrolide family glycosyltransferase, whose translation MLRKHIVMVGCTAPSHVYPSLGVIAELVRRGHRVSYVVGAPLASLVASTGAEVVEHPTTFPLGEAAAWPDEPAEAMRVFLDEAIAIHPLLTARFDDDRPDLVLYDIGGLGAPLLAARYGVPAVQLSPTLVAWEGYDEDMAEVMTPIKTSPSGVDYAATLSRWLADHGVSADPWEWLGHPARVLSLIPRAMQPNADRVGPHVRFVGPCLDPARPADRSWTPPSSGRPVLLVSFGTAFTDQLPVYRACVSAFAADWHVVISLGKHVPPASLGPLPSSVEVHESVPQLAVLEAASAFITHAGMGGATEALWFGVPTVAIPQAADQFGNAAQLAALGVGRHLPADSVTAESLRAAVDEVSTSASVASRLAELKAEIRGHGGVSYAADAVESVVE comes from the coding sequence ATGCTGCGCAAACACATCGTCATGGTCGGCTGCACCGCGCCGAGCCACGTCTACCCGTCGCTGGGCGTGATCGCCGAGCTGGTCCGCCGGGGGCACCGGGTGTCCTACGTCGTCGGCGCACCACTGGCTTCGCTGGTCGCGTCGACGGGTGCCGAGGTGGTCGAGCACCCGACGACGTTCCCGCTCGGCGAAGCGGCCGCGTGGCCGGACGAGCCTGCCGAAGCCATGCGCGTCTTCCTCGACGAAGCCATCGCCATCCACCCGTTGCTGACCGCCCGGTTCGACGACGACCGGCCGGACCTGGTGCTGTACGACATCGGCGGGCTGGGTGCGCCGCTGCTGGCCGCGCGCTACGGCGTGCCCGCGGTCCAGCTGTCGCCGACGCTGGTGGCGTGGGAGGGCTACGACGAGGACATGGCCGAGGTGATGACACCGATCAAGACGTCACCGTCCGGTGTGGACTACGCGGCCACGTTGTCGCGGTGGCTTGCGGACCACGGCGTTTCGGCCGATCCCTGGGAGTGGCTCGGGCACCCGGCGCGGGTCCTCTCCCTGATCCCGCGCGCGATGCAGCCGAACGCGGACCGGGTGGGCCCGCACGTGCGGTTCGTCGGGCCGTGCCTGGACCCGGCGCGGCCGGCCGATCGGTCGTGGACGCCACCGTCGTCGGGGCGTCCGGTGCTGCTGGTGTCGTTCGGGACGGCGTTCACCGACCAGCTTCCGGTGTACCGGGCGTGCGTTTCGGCGTTCGCCGCGGATTGGCACGTGGTGATCTCGCTGGGCAAGCACGTCCCGCCCGCTTCACTCGGGCCGCTGCCGTCCTCGGTGGAGGTGCACGAAAGCGTCCCGCAACTGGCGGTGCTGGAGGCGGCTTCGGCGTTCATCACGCACGCGGGGATGGGCGGGGCGACGGAAGCGCTGTGGTTCGGCGTCCCGACGGTGGCGATTCCCCAGGCGGCGGACCAGTTCGGCAACGCGGCCCAGCTGGCGGCGCTGGGGGTCGGTCGTCACCTGCCGGCCGATTCGGTGACGGCTGAGTCGTTGCGAGCGGCCGTGGACGAAGTGTCCACGTCGGCTTCGGTCGCTTCGCGGCTGGCGGAACTGAAGGCGGAGATCCGTGGTCACGGCGGGGTTTCGTACGCCGCGGATGCCGTGGAGTCCGTTGTGGAGTGA
- a CDS encoding DNA polymerase IV, whose protein sequence is MGRWVIHLDLDAFYASAEQLTRPTLAGRPVLVGGLGPRGVVAGASYESRAFGIKSAMPMAQARRLLPANGVIVPPRFRVYERLSQEVFAVVTEVAPVLEKISLDESFAEPPSLIGASFDAVTEFCAALRARIRAETGLVASIGAGNGKQIAKIASDEAKPDGLLVVPQGTERAFLAPLPVRALWGIGPVAEGKLRFIGVQTLGQLAALSEQDAVATLGGVVGRDLRRLATGADDRPVAGRAETKQVSAETTFDTDIKDLPMLKAEVRRIAVGAHQRLLKAGRVARTVVIKLRHTDMHTVTRSETISAPTDDLAELAATAERLLIDPAEFGGIRLAGVAYSGLSVPHQDALFTLAAPSAPSTVVSTVPAPAAAPPSEWRQGDDVVHEEFGTGWVQGAGHGRVTVRFEHRSSGPGIARTFPQSDPALTRGDPRDCLR, encoded by the coding sequence GTGGGCCGCTGGGTGATCCACCTCGACCTGGACGCCTTCTACGCGTCGGCCGAGCAGCTCACCCGCCCGACGCTGGCCGGGCGCCCGGTGCTCGTCGGCGGCCTCGGCCCGCGCGGGGTGGTCGCCGGCGCCAGCTACGAATCGCGGGCGTTCGGCATCAAGTCGGCGATGCCGATGGCCCAGGCGCGGCGGCTGCTGCCCGCGAACGGCGTGATCGTGCCGCCGCGGTTCCGCGTCTACGAGCGGCTCAGCCAGGAGGTCTTCGCCGTCGTCACCGAGGTGGCGCCGGTGCTGGAGAAGATCTCCCTCGACGAATCCTTCGCCGAACCGCCGTCACTCATCGGCGCGTCCTTCGACGCGGTGACGGAGTTCTGCGCCGCGTTGCGGGCCCGGATCCGGGCGGAAACCGGCCTGGTGGCCTCGATCGGCGCGGGCAACGGCAAGCAGATCGCGAAGATCGCCTCCGACGAGGCCAAACCGGACGGCCTGCTGGTGGTGCCGCAGGGCACCGAACGGGCATTCCTCGCCCCGCTGCCGGTGCGTGCGCTGTGGGGCATCGGCCCGGTCGCCGAGGGCAAGCTGCGGTTCATCGGCGTCCAGACGCTCGGGCAGCTGGCGGCACTGTCCGAACAGGACGCCGTGGCCACGCTCGGCGGTGTCGTCGGCCGCGACCTGCGGCGGCTCGCGACCGGCGCCGACGACCGCCCGGTGGCCGGCCGCGCCGAGACCAAGCAGGTCAGCGCCGAGACGACGTTCGACACCGACATCAAGGACTTGCCGATGTTGAAAGCGGAGGTCCGCCGGATCGCGGTGGGCGCGCACCAGCGGCTGCTGAAGGCCGGGCGCGTGGCGCGGACGGTGGTGATCAAGCTGCGGCACACGGACATGCACACGGTCACCCGGTCGGAGACGATCTCCGCGCCCACGGACGACCTGGCCGAGCTGGCGGCGACGGCGGAGCGGCTCCTGATCGACCCGGCGGAGTTCGGCGGCATCCGGCTGGCGGGCGTCGCCTACAGCGGACTGTCGGTGCCCCACCAGGACGCGTTGTTCACCCTGGCCGCGCCCTCGGCGCCGTCGACGGTGGTGTCCACCGTCCCGGCGCCGGCCGCCGCACCGCCGTCGGAGTGGCGCCAGGGCGACGACGTGGTCCACGAGGAGTTCGGCACGGGCTGGGTCCAGGGCGCGGGCCACGGCCGGGTGACGGTCCGCTTCGAGCACCGGTCGTCGGGACCCGGCATCGCGCGAACGTTCCCCCAGTCGGACCCGGCCCTGACCCGCGGCGACCCCCGCGACTGCCTACGCTGA